Genomic DNA from Puntigrus tetrazona isolate hp1 chromosome 6, ASM1883169v1, whole genome shotgun sequence:
TACGACAAACGGAGCATTCTCACGGACGCGTTCCACTCCACATCGTTTTCTCGAGAACTCTAACACTTGTTCTCCCCcgtttctttaataaatattaaatgtttctccACATCTTACGAAGTCTCATTCAACCCAAATTCCGTGCCCAGGAGCGAGCGTtcgagaaaataaaaaaaaaaaagccagtgaACTGGAATGCACTGATAAATCCGTCCAGTCATACAGCACAGGAAATCAGTAGAACAGCACAAATCATCGCATAGAGACACGCAATTATAGTCGGAACGGAGTATGTTGGCGAGACAGTCATGTGTTGTCAGTTCAGTTTCTCAGCCCTGGAGTAATTCGGTCTGATTGTCGAAGCGCTGGAGTATTATGTCAACATGTCTTTGTAAGACCAGTATTAGACACCCACTAAGCCTCATCCTCCACTAAGGATTTAACTCGGAGGACCAGGCTTAAGAACTGTATCAGACACTGGAGTCCACCGAGTCGTGGGTTTCTGAGAACGCTGCAAAGGTGGGCACTTTTCAACGACACTGAGACATGTGGTATTCTAAGGTTAGTTGCCAAAAGAGGGATTTTCTTCCTGTGAAAGGAGTGTTTTCTTGTGAGCTGACGGCACATGATTCAGCAGTCTCTCATTGGTATTCTTCAGTGCAGACCCGTCTCAATACGCAGACGTCAACAAGGCAGACAAACTCACAATGTGGCAATTTAGGAATGTCACTGTCAAGAGGTGTCACGGGGTAACGACTCACTGCACCTGaaaacactaacacacacacacacacacacgcaaccCTACGATTATCAGTACCTCAGCCAACACTAGCTGCTTTTGTTTCAATCAAGCCGTCGAGGATAACAGAACGCCATCTTTTCACCATCGTCTGAAAAGCACACACTCCTCTAATGGACACAAACAGAATGAAGTCCACACTTCAGTGCGCTGGGTGTCTTTAGGACTTCAGTCCCATGCGAGCCATCAGCTGCTCGTACACAGTCCAGGCCATGGCCGCCATGAGGGTTCGCCTCAGAGAACGAGGAAGCGCTCCTCGAAAGAACCCGCTCAAGCCATGCTTCTAAaatcagagagagaaaataagaattaaaatgatgcaagtgactttaaaatgactttaatttgATGACAAAAACAGTATGGAGTATATAGAGTATACAGAAGTTAGTTTCTGTAATGTGACAGTCAAGTTTGAAACAGAAAATTCTGACGAAAATGGGTGGGACTTCATTTTATCTGTGAACATTTGACTAGATAATGAAAAGCGGAAACATGAAAGGATATGATAATATAGgttcatattatattttggtTACATATTCAGAAGTCTAGATGtagaaatatataatgtgtgtgtgtgtgtgtgtatatatatatatatatatataagcaaatatGACACACTACAGTACAGTAAAATGCCTTATTCAGtaattttattgaataatattacattttaaaataacaatttttttaatgtaattaattgccCTGTGGGCAAagtatcattactccagtgttcagtgtacATCAGAAATCATgcttattttttctaaaagtttcttaaaatgatcaatattacaaatgtttttagcaattttagaattaaaggattctaaaatgaaagttaaaaactgaatttaaaacatttttttataccaaGGCTTTTCTGttacttttaatcaattaaatgcatcattgctgaacaaaaatgttttcacaaaaaagaaaaaaaaaaaagttactgatcccaaactggTATATATGTGGTATACATGTTAACTGTATAAATTAATACTGATATACAATACAATTGGCATATAAATAAAGGACAACAAATATGATTTATCTTGTGAAGCTTACCAAATAGACGTGGCGTACAGCATCGCTGGTCTTGGGATACAACATTGGGCTCACTTGCATGTGGGTTTTGATCACGTCTGCTGGCTGAGTGGCCAGAGAGGCCAATATCCCAGCCACCACACCACAGCCAAAGTTAACCAGTGGAACAAAAGAGGACGAGCTGATCTCTGAGCacgtgagagagagaagacttCATTAAACAATGCCATATCCTCAGATTACATCACAATCCTGACTGATCAGAAGCTCACCCTGTGGCAAAGCCTTTTTGGCCTGGCTGTAAAACATGACATAGATGCCAGAGAACGGGGCGTCTCTGAGCAGAGTCGCTGTGAGCCCGGAGTAAAGAGCCCTGGGACCTTCATTCTGACACACACTTTTAAGGGCTCCAGCTACGCTTATGTAATTGTACCGCCCGCTCTGAAATAAAACACGCAACAGTGAATAAGCACACCGATACAGCAGAACACATGCATTTTCAATGTGCATACAGTACAATGTCAGAGCTTAGTAATTACCCTTACCTCAAAACGAGTCTTAATGACTGTGATGGGCAGCATGGTGACGCCTGCCACACAACGAGCCCCAGCCCCTAGAAACACCGCCTCCCCAGCACTTGGAGACCTATCCAGGAAGAAGTGCTGCTTCAGCGAGTAAAATGTGCTGAAGTAGATCCCTACGCCAGGGATACAGCGCATGAACGACTGTAGGACAGAAAGAGGGTCAAGTGAGAGAGtttcatttaaagtatttaatatacaaaaataaatgaataatgcacTGAAATTTTGGTAAAAACACCTGTAATCCAATAATCACAAAactctttatgtttttttttattacatgtaatataaattagtctcattttaaaaatgttgtctaTTTAATACAATGCACATTAATTTACAAATCACTGTAGCACCTGTAGCATAATCATCTCTTACTCCTTACTACTAGTTGCAgcacaacataaataaaaaaaacttgtaaaaaaTCTCATGTAAAgccacagatttttttttgtgacaaagACTACAATGTGTGGAATTAACAcgtgcaaaactttttttttgagtgttgattattaaattactttGACCAATTACATGATTGAGTAACATATATTTAGTGCATCCTGAAATTTAATTCCAGTGCATCACTAagaaagtgtatttttaatttatataacatatataacatttatataacaataatattccTCAGAGAACAACTGGATTTTTGTTTGTGCCACGTTAAATATATCATCTACagttgaaaatgaataaagaattGGACATATGTCTGAGATCAGAACACTAATGCTATTGTGAGATCAAACAGTGAGCAAGGACCAAAGGAAATGGACACATCAGCCAATACACTTCACTCACCGGTGAAACCCCCTTCCACAGGCCAAGCAGCTTCTCTGTACGAATCACGTTGAAAAAGACTGTAATCATCCCTACTTTAGGAGCTCTGAGAGACAATTGCAAAAATAGAAATGGTCATGATGGACACAGACGGGGACACAAAGAAGGGCGAAAACAGACAGAACAAGTCAAAAATCTCTGTGTTTAGATGGCGTACTGAGCATATGAGGACATATAATTTGACATGGGTAACATGTTATCCTCCGCAAAGCTGAGAGGTGCAGACAGTTTAATAACAGAGCACTCCCACACAGCACAGAAAGAGGACGCGGTTATATAAACACTTGTatctccccccaaaaaaacaaaaacataaaaacaggaTAAAACTTCAGTTGTCACAACAaccaaaaaacagcaaaacactgAACAATCCAAAAGCAAGCAATTATCGCCAATAAatttgctatgtggttgcttaCTAGCTCACATAAAGTTTCTTTCAAAATCTGTAGATATGCCTTGGGTGTAGTTATATCCATTTTCTCAACCACTGACTAAAACCCCAACTATGTTTGTTGAAATCACCAACTTTAAGTTTGCTTTAGCAAACACTACAAAATTATTAGCTAGCAGTCTTGGGCAAAATTGGGATATAACAAAGGTTGAAGTTGTTTTAATCTATGACATGCTAACTTAGCACTTAGTCAGAAGAACGACAGAAAAGATATTAACAATGAAAGACGTGTTTATTATCTGGCAATCAAGTCCTGAAATTAAGCCTTGTCATCTAATACCAGACAAAGATCAGGGCAAAAGGACAGCAGCCTAACTGCAGGCTTATGTCTAGACACGGTCAGCGAGGGTCACAGCAGGCATGTCGGTCTGTGCTGTCTTACCCTGGGTGCATGTTGTTCTGCAGGGTCTGCAGTCTGGTCTTCACCAGATCCAATGGCTGGAACAGCAGAGTGGAGCAGGTGCCGCTGAGAGAGCCGCACATGAAGGCCTTCAGGGCAGGATGAGCCTGAGAAAACAAACCCAGAAAGAcagattttgagaaaacaaGGAATGATGGTGGAGTCAAAGATTAAAGTTTGTGATGAACAAAAAATTGTGGAGTGACAGCAGAgaagtgaaatgtttttgaaatgaacAGACTGAACAGATGATGAAACTACAGCTTGAGAGAATACAATTCAGGCAGCGCTTTAAAGGGGCCATATTCAACACTTTTGAACCATTTTGCTTTTCCTCTAAAGGTGCCATAGAATGCATTGATACAGTATTTAAATTGTTCTCTGATATCTACATAGAAGGTATGTGGCTTAGGCAAGGgcagggctgtccaaactcgATCCTGGAGGCCCATTGTCCTGCGGGGTTTAGCTCCAACCTAATTAAAAACACCAGAAGCAGCTAGTCGAGCTCTTACTAGGCATGTTAGAAACTTCCacgcaggtgtgttgaggcaagcTGTACCTAAACTCCGCCAGACACCAGCCCTCAGTGAGGGCCAAAAAATGGCCTGTTTTTACCTCATTTAGAAAGgccatgaataataataataataataataataatagagctCTGCTATGATTAGCTGTTTTACAGTGCAACAAATTTCAGTAGATCACTAAAGGTAGAAAACACagggagaaaaataaatatatttcaatcaTTTCTCTCAAAGTTATATTGTTGggtaattatactgtatattaaatgtgGGCATCAGGGAGCCACGTTTttgtttcactttcactttcgaGATTCACGATCGCACGTAGTCTGTTTATATTATAGAGCGTCAGTACTTACCACGTATTTTACAAGATCAAATACTTGTCAGTGATGCTCAGGATCTGTAAATCATTTGCCATCATCCTCGGTTATCTCTTCTTACTCTGTTTTTGTAGTAAGTGAAATCTTATGGACTGTAATGTAACAGGCTACTGCTAGCAAACTAATCATGTCCCTTGTGGCTCGCGTTATTTTATTAGAACACGTTACTTGCTTTTCTGTGCCTTTCTAAATACAGACACCAAGCCATCCCTGCGCTTTACATCCCCTGCACAGCCAGGATCATATTGTTAATGTCCATGATATGTCCATGTTTGGCTGGTGGCTGGCGTAGGACATGGGTGGGTATACATTATGCAAATATCGGGGGCATAGTTATCCCGACTGTAACATCTCAGTTATATACCGAGTCGCCTGTTTTTCCAATGGTCTTTTTTCTGCAGAAGATTAACACAAGAAGCAGGAAACAATGGTGTTTGAGGCTCACAGTATGTCATTTCCGTTATTATTTAACTATGTCAAGGTAAATACAGTTCTCCATTCTATGGCACCTTTAAGTCCACTTAACATGTTAGTTCACCAAAAACAGTCATTGATAAGATTTCAGCTCATACTTTAGACCAGTCTTTCTCAAATGGTGGGTCTGGTGGGAGTCCTCTCTGAGTGGGTCATGGGGTGCACGGCCAAAGAAGCAACATCGTGAGACACTTATGTAAAGAATTTGTATTAATCTTTTTTAGATCTAAAAAATCTTACAGGACTTATACAAGTTTTGTTTACCTTGAATTCATGACCAAAAGTTACAAATTCCGTTGTAAATttgtatatgtaataaaaattttaaaagttaaatttttgATGTTTAATTCAACTGATTAGACATGctttctgattattaaaattggtgggaaaaaatattttggaaaatactAATCATATAAATACGAATAAAAAACAGAACTAAataagacataaaaataaaaataagagatTTCAAGAAGGCTGAAACATAAACATGGGCGGTCATATGCTAATATGCTCATGAATGTGATGTAATAACCATGATGATTCCTGATgaacaacacatttttgcacAGCTTGGTTTTAATTAGCATCAGGGTGGACTAGGAAGGGAGCTTGCACTCTAAATGTTTCCTTTCAAAAAAGCAGAATAATACTGTTTTCCAAGTTATGTCCCCTTTAACAGGCTTGGGTACAAAAActgctttcattttctcacaaCAGTCACCATTTACTGCAAGAGCACTAAAAACACCACAGTGACCAACATTGACACCCCAGACAAAAGGATATTCTCACGCACTGAATATCCATCCCACATTTGGTGCCCTGCATGGACACCAAACCTTCAAATACAGTGTCATTTGCACgtatatttatgcaaatgaaaaaaaaaaaaggtggtgTAAGTGTGCATGACCACACATACACATGAACGCACTTCAACATTGACCATAAAAGAGAGATGCACAACCACACACTGGCACCGTCagcttcatcacacacacaaacacacacacacacacacacacacacacacactcacacacaatgacatgcACAACAAGACTCAAGCGCTGAGATTCATTTAGAAGCATGAAAACAGCAAGACACGAGTCATGGGCAGACACACACAACtgtgcagaaacacacaaaaacacacgagAGAAACATATAGTGAGCCATTTACTAATCTGCCCTACCTTTCCCAGGCTGCTGGCAGATTTGGGCTGAGGGTCCTTTTTCTcttgcatctctctctctctctcactcactctttcTGTTGCCGCTAACAGCACATGACAGAGTAAGCCCCCATCTCTCTCCTCTCAAACACAATGCCCACAAATCTCTCTTTAACCCCCTCCCACCAAATTGCTGGAGATTCAACGGCTTAATCCACAAGCGTCCATACTTGCCGATCTCACTGCTGGTTTTTCGCAATCCTTATCGCACCTAAATGCACATCCGTGGTTTAAGTCCCTCTGTTTCGTTCGTGTTCCAGATCAAGTGCTTACAGCACAGTGTGAGTCATGCAGTCGCCAAAGgcatatgtatatgtgcgtGAGCGTGTGCTTGGTTAGATGTGACACAGGAAATGTGGGTCATACATTGGATGCATATATCCTATTATTCCAACACAGATTCAGCAGTTTTGGACAACAAAGAAATACAATGACGTTCGGGTCTTCATATGCCTATTACAGATAAAAATGGCTTCGAAGAACAGTGCCGTCAAACCACTTTCACACTCCCTCAGACTTCCCTTAAAAataagacaagaaaaaaaatacataattgctTTTCTCTGCTAGCGATAGATTGAAATGTCAGCCAAACCGTTTATTCTGGAGGCATTTGTCAGGCAGCTGGTGACTGTGGCACATGTGGAAGTTTCTGcaccagttaaaaaaaaaaatactgttttttaatgaagcatGCATATTCATGTTCTCATGCATTTTTGTGAATTCTGAGTTGACATTGTGTACAGGCGTTCATTTCAGTGGAGCAACTTGCATGTTTCTTTGTGCGTCAGTAAATCGCATAATATGTCGAACAGGTCAAAAAGCACTTTCTCCCCCCAAAAATGTCACACGTTTCAGTTTACGTTAACACTTTGCAATCAGTCAGCATTGCAGAATTTGAGATTAGCATGACAGTCATACCCTGACTAAGGCTAtttcaaaaaaagctttttaatagCCGATCAGGTGAAGTAGTTTAATGTCAGGCTGTTCTATTATATTCATCCGTTGGTTATGCAGCATTTAATTTCAGAAGAACAGGTCTGCATTAAAGCACACAGCCTTAGCACCAACTCACCAGGGCAATCTCCATTGCAGATGGAGAGGATGATGAAGTTTGTACAGAGGAAGAGCTCAACTCCCTCCCTTTTATCTCTTCTATGGCCGTTGTGATGTGTTAGACGTCAAAGCTTTGAATCCAGACTGCGTGAGggaaaaagttatttaataCCCAACCCACTGCTACCAGCACACAATCAAGAAAACTAGCCGTGTTTTAAAGCTCCGGGGAGAAAATTGTGTGTTAGACAgatttaagttaatttttttcattacctGTCTGTTAAGGACCGAAGAGGAAGAGCGAATGAGGACTGATCTTCATCATGATTCTTGCTCTTTCTGTCACTTTACCCACAGCTGTTAACAGTACATACAGCGACGACAAATTTAGATACAGAAACCaccaattaattaataaaatatgaagtaaaCGTAGAAATGTACAGCATATCAGAATTATTTGTCCCCCGAAAACTATTATAGCACATCTTaataatgctaatgctaatttcTATCGCATATTTCGCTCCAAATATCCTGCAACGGCCAACTTACCAACTGCTCCTATACAATTTTCTTCATAAAATACAAAGCTGAGAATAAACACACTGGAATATATTGGAAATAAAGTGGCGCAATACAGGTCAGCTGATTTCTGTCAGTTAGCCGGTAAAGCTAACAGTCACCTCTCAATCCAGCATAAGCCATAAACTTTACCTTACACCTTGTTCCGTTTTCCGGTATCTCCAAAATATTATTTCGTAACCAATGTTAACCGAAGCAGAGATGAAACAGGAGGCGTACGTTACACAACAGTTTTCAATATCACATTCCTGCGCGGAGACCGTGAGCACAGAACAGAGTTTGGAGTTACGCTTGCGCAAGAAAGTTGTACGTCGTTTGCGTAACTCATACGTATTCTTTGCGCATTCTGCAGAGCAACGGGCAAGAACCGGTTTTAGCTCGATTATTCCAGCGATGCCGGTTACACGTGCTCCGGGGAGAGACGCTTGGATGCCCCCCGCTGGAACACTAAGGTAAAGGTCTTTCCTAACTCCTTGATTCAAGTACcccaaacactttttaaataaatgcaagttaagttttgtttgtttttttaacaaaggcTTATTATTTGTAACTTGTCCTCCGAGATAAGAGGCTGGACTTAATGGTATTGGTCACCAATGAGAAACCCACCAAAAGCCTAACTCCGAGGCTAATAAGATAAAatgcagtatattttttttaatctaaggCCTTTTAGTTACCAGAACAGCCCTTTAAACATATTAGATCAATATTGTCTATAATGAAATGCTGTTGTGTTTGGGAAAAAATATTGGAGGTAAGATCGAGGGTACAAAAGACAAAGCTTTATTCAGATGCAATACAACAATGCATGACATTAAAAGGGAGTAGAAAATATCTTTTCAGTTGTTCCAAATAGTCTGCCCACTACCATtgcattgaaaacattttataggcCCAACAAATGGAGTCTTAGAAACATACTGCAGGAAAATGTGTAATGAAGTATTTGTCTGAAATGTATGGAAAAACACCAAATATATGAACAGAACCGAAGAGTACAAATGAAGACAAACACCCCACCACCTAAAGTGTGAACCTCAAACGTcaagaaaaatacagtttacTCTGCAGTAATGTGTGGCGTACAAATCTGGAGAactctaaaaaacaaacaatatttgaTGTAATTAAGGCAAagtcttaattttaaaacatgagtGGAAGAGGTGGAAACGTGCCAGTGAAACTATTAGGAAAAAAAGGCTTAATTGGTGCTGAAGTACTCTTGAAACAAAATAACTAAGATTAATCTTTTTGGCAGATAAGTAATATTCCTGCAAATCCTGGATTACATACTATTATTGCATAAGGAAACTTCTTCCaataatgcatttctttgaaaaatggATAAATACCTTTGTCTttgatgtaaaatataaatagccaatatttattcaaattcatcGTAAGGCAGTCAACAGGGTAAGACAGAATATCTTTCCAGTGGAACTGAAACCGTTTAAAGTGGCAAGatgaaagatttttatttgcccttattattatttttatcttggaCGCAAAAGTTATGCTCATGGCTCAAATAATATTTGCCTCAAAATCTGCtataaaacattgaaaattgCAGTGAAAACCCCATTTAGGATACGGTTGCCCTCAAAgcatatacatttcatttaaacaagaCAAATTGTGGTGGCCAATAACTCGTGTGTAACAGTCATAGGCTCAGCTTTGATATGCTGAAATTTACTGAGGAGTTGGCTCAGACCCCTCACTCTTCAGATCGTTCTCCTCGTCACTATCCACAGCCGAGCGTCCAGCCGTACGACGTACATTTAGTAAGTCTCCACGCCTAGAGAAGATAAACACAGCAATAAAATGTGCCGTACAAATCTACTGAAAAGTTTCACTTATTTGTCagtaatttctcattttaaaagcaaagtttGTGGAGCAATGATATAATATGAAAAAGCAGCAGAATGCTCACCTGAGTTTGTTCTTCAGGGTGGTGACCTCTCGGTTCATAAGAGAAGCAGATTCGGTGGCGTCTTCCAGCTCTCTCTGCAGCATCCTGCGGGAGGCGTTAGCTCGAGCCACCTCCTCCTCAGCCTCCTCTAGCTGTCTCTTCAACTGCTTCATACGAGCGTTTAGCTTCTCAGCCTGTTCCAAGAAGAAGACTTCATTATAAATGGCATACAAATCTATTCAGCCAATCTCTGGGTCTGGAAAAATGACCAGAGTTGatgttttcctatttaaaacttgacttcTCTAGTTATATTGTGACTGCTGGAAAGTGaagaactatactctcattatGGAATAATAATCCAGGAAGTTTGCTGTCTGTCTTGAGGGCTTTTTTTCCACAGGTGCCGCGTGATATAATTGTGCCTGCTGCGGCCATGGTATGGCAGCAAACTTCATTGAGTCTTAGACCAGAATGACCTAGTCCTAtcaatttgaattttttttcccccaccgGTCAAGTTTCAggttttaaattggaaaaacattgaaactctttggttatttttgaacacaatgctactggtctaattggatttaGTGATCTATGCTAAGGTATGCTAAAGTGTTATTGCCAGACTCTTTAAGATGCTAcctttgatttaataaaaaataaattgcacagcCTACCTCATTTTTGTATTGCTCAGCCACGCGTCTCTCATCATCAACCTGCAGTAAAATCTCTTTGAGCTTCTTCTCCACACGCCGCACTTGTTTCGTGGACTGCTGCTTCTCCCTGACAAGCAGTAAATGAAGTTTGGCTTTTAGAGACAAAAGTAAATAACTGAGGAAAGCTGCATCCTGTGaacatactaataataaattagtaaCAACAAGCTGAAAACTGAAAGTTTACTGGGAGATTTGAGGTAATTACGCCATATATAAAACAAGCCATCTCTAACATCACTCACTTCATCTCAACATCCAACTGGTCTTCGAGCTGTGGGATCTTGGCCTCCAGGGCAGCAATGGTGGACTTGTACTTGCTCTTCACAGCTGCCTCCAAATCCTGAAGCTTCTGCTTTAGGTCCTTGTTCTGGCGGTCCAGCTGAGAGCGCAATCCCTCCAGACGCTGGCCGTTACCACGCTCTGCAGTCAACTCCACTGTAACTTGCTCAGCCTGAAATTGCACCAAAATAAAGCCAGAGAGTCACAAACACCATCTGAAGTGTTCTGAGTCTCAGCC
This window encodes:
- the slc25a38b gene encoding mitochondrial glycine transporter B isoform X2 — protein: MEIALAHPALKAFMCGSLSGTCSTLLFQPLDLVKTRLQTLQNNMHPGAPKVGMITVFFNVIRTEKLLGLWKGVSPSFMRCIPGVGIYFSTFYSLKQHFFLDRSPSAGEAVFLGAGARCVAGVTMLPITVIKTRFESGRYNYISVAGALKSVCQNEGPRALYSGLTATLLRDAPFSGIYVMFYSQAKKALPQEISSSSFVPLVNFGCGVVAGILASLATQPADVIKTHMQVSPMLYPKTSDAVRHVYLKHGLSGFFRGALPRSLRRTLMAAMAWTVYEQLMARMGLKS
- the slc25a38b gene encoding mitochondrial glycine transporter B isoform X1, which gives rise to MQEKKDPQPKSASSLGKAHPALKAFMCGSLSGTCSTLLFQPLDLVKTRLQTLQNNMHPGAPKVGMITVFFNVIRTEKLLGLWKGVSPSFMRCIPGVGIYFSTFYSLKQHFFLDRSPSAGEAVFLGAGARCVAGVTMLPITVIKTRFESGRYNYISVAGALKSVCQNEGPRALYSGLTATLLRDAPFSGIYVMFYSQAKKALPQEISSSSFVPLVNFGCGVVAGILASLATQPADVIKTHMQVSPMLYPKTSDAVRHVYLKHGLSGFFRGALPRSLRRTLMAAMAWTVYEQLMARMGLKS